A portion of the Oncorhynchus clarkii lewisi isolate Uvic-CL-2024 chromosome 27, UVic_Ocla_1.0, whole genome shotgun sequence genome contains these proteins:
- the LOC139386205 gene encoding FXYD domain-containing ion transport regulator 6 isoform X2, with the protein METIMFFLFSLLVYVAAVADPSAEDGKKEKKEVDPFVYDYHSLRICGLVFGVVLFALGILLILSRKCRCSSNQEKKPKAPGDEEATAETLIVSKAKEPEPEPEPEPEAKAEN; encoded by the exons ATGGAAACTATTATGTTCTTCCTCTTTTCACTCCTGGTGTATGTGGCTG cagtagCAGACCCAAGTGCAGAGG ATGGTaaaaaggagaagaaagaggtggACCCATTTGTCTATG acTATCATAGCCTGCGGATCTGTGGACTGGTGTTTGGCGTGGTACTCTTCGCGCTGggcatcctcctcatcctca GCCGAAAATGTCGCTGCAGTTCCAATCAGGAGAAAAAGCCCAA GGCCCCTGGAGACGAAGAGGCTACGGCAGAGACCCTGATCGTGTCCAAGG CTAaggagccagagccagagccagagccagagcctgAAGCTAAGGCTGAGAACTGA
- the LOC139386205 gene encoding FXYD domain-containing ion transport regulator 6 isoform X1 — METIMFFLFSLLVYVAAVADPSAEDGKKEKKEVDPFVYDYHSLRICGLVFGVVLFALGILLILSKSSYFSRKCRCSSNQEKKPKAPGDEEATAETLIVSKAKEPEPEPEPEPEAKAEN, encoded by the exons ATGGAAACTATTATGTTCTTCCTCTTTTCACTCCTGGTGTATGTGGCTG cagtagCAGACCCAAGTGCAGAGG ATGGTaaaaaggagaagaaagaggtggACCCATTTGTCTATG acTATCATAGCCTGCGGATCTGTGGACTGGTGTTTGGCGTGGTACTCTTCGCGCTGggcatcctcctcatcctcagtaAGTCTTCATACTTCA GCCGAAAATGTCGCTGCAGTTCCAATCAGGAGAAAAAGCCCAA GGCCCCTGGAGACGAAGAGGCTACGGCAGAGACCCTGATCGTGTCCAAGG CTAaggagccagagccagagccagagccagagcctgAAGCTAAGGCTGAGAACTGA